One part of the Aspergillus fumigatus Af293 chromosome 7, whole genome shotgun sequence genome encodes these proteins:
- a CDS encoding putative extracellular lipase: MFRSHRIILLAAFPIILLFILQQGYVPFSMQSRVLAWLPNAVLDKLIARPTVQLRQGIVVGTRLSDSLRHPVDAFRGIPYALPPTGDKRFRRAVAVGSSNDAIDASRFGPRCPGKQLLKVPGNATTSEDCLTVNVFRPHGAKGKLPVAVYVHGGAYNRGTASMHNTASMMGWSEKPFVAVSFNYRIGALGFLPSTVSAQEGILNLGLHDQILAFQWVRENIEAFGGDPSQVTLIGLSAGAHSIAHHIMNYDLGTSLFHRAVLESGAATSRAVHAYNAQIHETQFQEFITEAGCADRPQSEIINCLRRQPPSTIINASCTVFDRYNPSVRWAFQPVIDGELIKTRPIDAWHSGKWNKMPILTGFNTNEGTYYVPSAMSQSSEFTSFFRTLLPAYSDKDIRTIDELYPDPAVDPSSPYRETRSIPVGPQYKRVEAAYGHYAYVCPVRQTATLASAGQEEPVFLYRWVLNKTVQGGANHGDQMEYETYNPEVRGISSSQDEIAGTFHAYITSFIVAGDPNAVGGKYNNRPVWEPYNASLTSGRRIMVFGEGNDERAGGSGTGVAAQYVEDRWSRRECDFWWTKAGISDLK; the protein is encoded by the exons ATGTTTCGCTCTCATAGAATCATACTTCTGGCTGCCTTTCCTATCATCCTGCTTTTCATCCTACAGCAGGGATATGTACCATTCTCCATGCAGAGCCGAGTTCTAGCATGGCTCCCGAACGCTGTACTTGATAAGCTCATTGCTCGACCAACTGTCCAACTTCGCCAAGGTATTGTCGTAGGAACCAGATTGTCTGACTCTTTGCGACATCCGGTCGATGCGTTCCGAGGAATCCCTTATGCTCTACCTCCGACTGGAGACAAGAGATTCCGCAGAGCCGTAGCAGTGGGCTCTTCAAACGATGCCATTGACGCGAGTCGGTTCGGGCCACG ATGCCCTGGCAAACAACTACTGAAGGTTCCTGGTAATGCCACCACTTCGGAGGATTGCCTGACGGTGAATGTGTTTCGTCCTCATGGCGCAAAAGGCAAACTACCCGTTGCGGTGTACGTGCATGGTGGAGCATATAACCGTGGCACAG CTTCAATGCACAATACTGCATCTATGATGGGATGGTCTGAGAAACCGTTCGTTGCAGTAAGCTTCAACTATCG CATCGGCGCGTTGGGATTTCTTCCTTCGACCGTGTCAGCGCAGGAGGGAATTCTCAATCTCGGACTACATGACCAaatccttgccttccaatGGGTTCGGGAAAATATCGAAGCGTTTGGAGGGGACCCCTCGCAAGTCACGCTCATCGGCCTGTCCGCAGGAGCACACTCG ATCGCACACCATATCATGAACTACGACCTCGGCACCTCTCTCTTCCACCGAGCCGTTCTCGAATCTGGCGCAGCCACCTCCCGCGCCGTGCATGCATACAACGCCCAAATCCACGAAACCCAATTCCAAGAATTCATTACAGAAGCCGGCTGCGCCGATAGGCCACAATCAGAGATAATAAATTGCCTGCGTCGCCAGCCGCCctcaaccatcatcaacgcctctTGCACCGTCTTCGACCGATACAACCCCTCCGTCCGCTGGGCTTTCCAACCCGTCATCGACGGCGAGCTGATCAAGACCCGCCCAATCGACGCCTGGCACTCCGGGAAATGGAACAAAATGCCTATCCTGACTGGCTTCAACACAAACGAAGGAACATACTACGTCCCGTCCGCAATGTCGCAGTCTTCCGAATTCACAAGCTTCTTCCGCACCTTGCTCCCTGCCTACTCGGACAAAGATATCAGGACCATCGACGAGCTCTACCCAGACCCCGCGGTGGACCCGTCCTCCCCATATCGCGAAACTAGAAGCATACCTGTCGGACCGCAGTATAAGCGCGTCGAAGCCGCGTACGGTCATTACGCATATGTCTGTCCGGTGAGGCAGACCGCGACTCTCGCCTCGGCGGGACAAGAGGAGCCCGTGTTTCTGTATCGCTGGGTGCTGAATAAGACGGTTCAGGGGGGCGCGAACCATGGTGATCAGATGGAGTATGAGACGTATAATCCGGAGGTGCGAGGAATCTCGAGCAGTCAGGATGAGATCGCGGGGACGTTTCATGCCTACATCACTTCGTTTATTGTGGCTGGGGATCCGAATGCGGTGGGGGGAAAGTATAACAATCGCCCAGTGTGGGAGCCTTACAATGCCTCACTGACATCTGGACGCAGGATTATGGTCTTTGGAGAAGGGAATGATGAGCGTGCTGGGGGGAGTGGTACCGGTGTTGCGGCGCAGTATGTGGAGGACAGATGGAGTCGAAGAGAGTGTGACTTTTGGTGGACCAAGGCCGGTATATCGGACTTGAAATAA